A stretch of DNA from Burkholderiales bacterium:
GTCCAATCGTTACAACGGAGTCATCGCGCGCTATCGCGAGCGCCTGCCGGTTTCAGAAAACACGCCGGTGGTTTCCCTGTGCGAGGGCGGTACGCGGCTGATCGAGCTCAAGAACCTGCCGCGCATCATCAAGAAGAACGTCAGGCTCTACGCCAAGTTCGAAGGCTTGAATCCCACCGGGTCGTTCAAGGACCGCGGCATGACGCTGGCTGTGACCAAAGCGGTGGAAGCAGGCGCCAAGGCAATTATCTGTGCCTCAACGGGCAATACTTCAGCGGCGGCTGCGGCGTATGCGGCGCGCGCGGGCATTGCGTGTTTCGTGGTGATCCCCGAAGGCAAGATCGCTTTGGGGAAGCTTTCGCAGGCGATGATGCACGGCTCGCTGGTGATTCAGATCAAGGGCAATTTCGACGACGGCATGAAGCTGGTGCAGGAAATCGCGGCGAAACTTCCAGTTACGCTGGTGAATTCGGTCAATCCCTACCGCTTGCAGGGACAGAAAACCGCGGCGTTTGAAATCATCGAGGAGCTTGGAGATGCGCCGGATTACCATGCGCTGCCGGTGGGCAACGCCGGCAACATCACCGCGCACTGGATTGGTTACTCCGAAGCCGTCTGCGAAAACACCGCCGCTTGTGCCTTTTGCAACGGCCAATGTGCTTATCACAAAAGCAAAATCGCGACCCATCGCCCCATCATGCTGGGCTACCAGGCTTCCGGCGCAGCGCCTTTCCTGCGCGGCGGGCCGGTGAAAAATCCGGAAACCGTGGCGACTGCCATCCGCATCGGCAACCCGGTGTCGTGGCAACAGGCGTGGAAAGTGAAGGAAGAATCCGGCGGCTGGTTTGCCGAATGCACCGATGAGGAAATTCTTCGCGTGCAAAAGCTGCTGGCGCAAGTGGAGGGTGTGTTCTGCGAGCCTTCTTCCGCGACTTCGGTGACTGGCGTGCTCAAGGATTTAGAGCAAGGGCGAATCGGCGAAGGCGCGGTGATTGTCTGCACGC
This window harbors:
- the thrC gene encoding threonine synthase, which produces MSNRYNGVIARYRERLPVSENTPVVSLCEGGTRLIELKNLPRIIKKNVRLYAKFEGLNPTGSFKDRGMTLAVTKAVEAGAKAIICASTGNTSAAAAAYAARAGIACFVVIPEGKIALGKLSQAMMHGSLVIQIKGNFDDGMKLVQEIAAKLPVTLVNSVNPYRLQGQKTAAFEIIEELGDAPDYHALPVGNAGNITAHWIGYSEAVCENTAACAFCNGQCAYHKSKIATHRPIMLGYQASGAAPFLRGGPVKNPETVATAIRIGNPVSWQQAWKVKEESGGWFAECTDEEILRVQKLLAQVEGVFCEPSSATSVTGVLKDLEQGRIGEGAVIVCTLTGHGLKDPDTAITQSGKPVNVEATREAIEKVIAANMPK